A region of the Chlamydia felis Fe/C-56 genome:
TCATTTATGTTTATCTTGTAGACTATTTTCTTCTATGCTAAGGTCTTTATTTCTTAAAGACATTTGTACGGAGTATAGCGCAGCCTGGTTAGCGCGGTTGCTTTGGGAGCAATAGGTCGGGGGTTCGAATCCCTCTACTCCGAACGGTTAGGTTCTTTATAACAAAAGATTTTCAGGAAATCATAAATGGCGAAGTTGATCATTTCATCCGATGACGAAACGCAAGAGTTTGAGCTGGAGGAGGGTTCTAGCATTGCCGAATCTTGTGAATCTTCAGGTGTGCCTTTTGCTTGCACAGAAGGTGTATGTGGTACATGTGTTATTGAAGTTTTAGAAGGACAAGAGAATCTTTCAAGCTTTACCGAAGAAGAAAAAGACTTTCTTGGTGATCCTGAGGATTCCAATGAACGTTTAGCCTGCCAATGCAAAATCAACGGTGGTTGCGTTAAAGTCACTTTTTAAATCCTATCTTCTTAGAAGAATGAGAAAGATTAAGATATTTACATTTGCATAGTGTAAATATCTTGATCTTTTCTATCTCTTAAATCAAAAAACAAAAATTCCCCCCTCTTCTCTGGGGATTTTTTTCTTTTGCGATCTTTCAAAGACAAATTACTTGAAAAAAAAAGCCTACATCTCAGGAAAGATATGCTGTAAAATATTAATGTTTATCTTTTAAAACCCAATATTTTATGTCACTCCCTATCAATACCCAGAGGACGTCTTATTCTATTCCTAAGACACTCCCCTCTATAACGCAGAGCGGCCAGAATAAATCTGGGATTGCTTCTAAAAAAATAACACTTATTGCTGTTTCCGCCTTGTCCATCGCAGGGCTTGTGATAGCCCTAACTCTAGCCATAACTCAATCAATCCCATCCTTGGCTGCTCTCTAGTGGTTGTCTTTTCCATTATTGCTGTAGCTTGCTGCGTTCTTCTCAATAAGAAACCTTCAGGTCTTCCAGAAACTCCTAAGATAGAAGAAGGGGCTCCAGAAAACCCAAAACTTATGATTCCAGAAATCACCCAACCAGCACTCCCTCGTCCAAGCGAAAAATTACCCACTATCCATTCCGAGTCCCTCTCCGAATCACTACTCCCTCCATCTCCTGATGTACCAAGCCCCTTAATTCCTCCAACTCCATCTCAATCTATCGATATCCCCGTATCTCTCATTACTATTCCAAGCCACGAACACCTACTTACCGGATGGACGCAACTTGCATCCCCAGGTGATGTCGATACCACTCTATTTGATCCTGTTAACGCTACGGCTCCATTCTCGGGATGGAAGTTGGCAAATACAAGAACTACTCTGGTGTCTACCACCGGAAGTGTTACTAAACCTAGATTTACCACACAGGGTCTTTCCCCTATGTTGGTAAACGCCGCCAATAGCGCAATGCATGCCGGGGGTGGTGGAACAAATAGAGCATTTTCAACAGTAGTACATCGTCAAGGATGGTTAAACTCAAGAGAGGACAAAGAACAATTAGAAGTTGGTGAATGTACTGCAGGAAAATGGATAAACCGTGATGGTTCGAACAACGATATGGCATCCGGACAACCTGCGTTTTTCGCGCAGCTTCTAGGACCCATGGCCAGCTCTCTGAACAATGACCCAGAAAAATGCTTCCAGGTAGTTAGTAAAGCCTACGAAAATTGCTTTAATAAGGCTCTGGAAAAAGGATCTAGGTATGTTCAGCTTCCCTTAATATCATCCAGTATCTATGCCCCTCCCCATAATATAGTTAAAAATGGTCACAATGTTCGCGAGTTATGGATAAACGCTGTAAAAGCAGCTTTGGTAACAGCTGCCCAAAACTTTGCAACGAAAAATCCCAACTCTGAAATGATTATTGTTGTTACTGATATAACAGATTCTCCTTTAGGTTAGAGACATAATTACATTAAAATAGGAAAGCTTGGCGCATAAAATAAGTGTATTATTTTATGCGCCAGGCAATTTGCTTCAAACCTCCCGCGGATTCTTATAAGAACATCCCGACCGGTCCCACTCTCATATTGTCGCAAGACAGGGGATAACATTCCCCCGCTCATCCAAAACACATGTAAATACTGTCTTTATTAGAACATTTAAATCATGATTTCTCTTATAAACCTAAACACCACAAAAATCTGATTTTCAATGACAAACAAAATAGTTAAAATAAAAACAGACAAAAAGAAATTACTTTATTCTCATTTTTGTTTAAAATTTTAACTATGTCACCAAAAAAAAATTTCTTCGGATAACAAACCGTTACCGCCACACCAACCGTTTTATTTAGCTCCGAAACAGCGTTTCCCCATAAAAGGATACATAAATGGAGTTTTACACAATCCTCGCGTACGAGAGACTTCTCAAAAGATCATTGCGATCCTTGGAGGTCTAACTCTAGTTGCAGGGATGGTTTGCGGGATTACTTTAGGAGCACTTGGAGCGCCAGGCCTAGCAGTTGCTACAGCCGTAGGGATTACTCTGGGAGCAATTTTATTAGGAACTTCTTTAGCCTTGTTACCAGAAAGTACCAAGACAAATGTTAGAAAAAGAATTCAAGGAACTTTTGAAAAAAGCAGATCTTATAATTTTCTTTCCTCGGGTCTTGCCGATGCCCTAAAAACAAACTTCAAAGAAAGCACGTCTCTACCTAAAGATATGCAGTCTCCTGCAATTGAAGATGTCAATGTCTTTACAGCAAAAAACAACTCTAAAGTTCGGTTAGTGACGTTTAAGATTCCGTCTCTTTTCTCTCCAATTCTAGATAACGGTAAGGGTGTATCCAGAGCTTGTTTTATACCCCCAGAAGCAAATCTCACCAAGCCTAGCACCGTTAACAATAGTTCTTTAGAAATGTTTAAATTAGAACTTGGGGACCATAACTGGAATACAAATCTCGCAGAATTTTCCCAAAAAACTAAACAACCCGCTGGATGGTCTCGCACTGCGTGGAATAGTTCCGTAACGCCCTCCTCAGAAGAGAGCCCACAATATCTTATTAATATCTGGAATCCCTTTGGTCACTATCCCAAAACACCAAATGAACAACCCGGGGATAGGCGTCACCCCCTTTATGGGAAAAGAAGCTTAGAGGATCAAAAAGAGATGTTTGTTGGTCTCTTTAAATCTTTAATGACTGAGGGTATTCATAGTATAGGAATTTATGGGCACGATCTTCTTTTTCCTAAAGGTAATAACAATGACTTTTATATCGATATGTTCGCACAATTTGACGGAGATTTTGACAGTAGAGTAGGAGAGGCCCTATCCTTGGCGCTAACAGAAATAGCTCAAAATAAAGATAGCAAATTCTCTGTTTGTTTTTATGGTATGGGCGGAAATCCTTTGCGAAAACCTAAG
Encoded here:
- a CDS encoding macro domain-containing protein — encoded protein: MVVFSIIAVACCVLLNKKPSGLPETPKIEEGAPENPKLMIPEITQPALPRPSEKLPTIHSESLSESLLPPSPDVPSPLIPPTPSQSIDIPVSLITIPSHEHLLTGWTQLASPGDVDTTLFDPVNATAPFSGWKLANTRTTLVSTTGSVTKPRFTTQGLSPMLVNAANSAMHAGGGGTNRAFSTVVHRQGWLNSREDKEQLEVGECTAGKWINRDGSNNDMASGQPAFFAQLLGPMASSLNNDPEKCFQVVSKAYENCFNKALEKGSRYVQLPLISSSIYAPPHNIVKNGHNVRELWINAVKAALVTAAQNFATKNPNSEMIIVVTDITDSPLG
- a CDS encoding 2Fe-2S iron-sulfur cluster-binding protein, whose protein sequence is MAKLIISSDDETQEFELEEGSSIAESCESSGVPFACTEGVCGTCVIEVLEGQENLSSFTEEEKDFLGDPEDSNERLACQCKINGGCVKVTF